Genomic window (Halococcus saccharolyticus DSM 5350):
GAGCACGAAGAGGCGGTCGCCGAGCAGCGGACGCAACCGCGCGTGGTCCAGGAGTAGGCGGTGCGGTCGCGGGCCTGGCGGATGAAGAGCGAGGGAACGAACGCCGGAGCACGCGCTGCGCGTGGTTCGAGGGAGCGAAGCTCCCTCGTCATCACGAAAGGCGCTTCGCGCCTTTCGAACGACTCCGAGCTCTCGTTCGCTTCGTCTGCTCACGGGCGCGAAGCGTCCTCAGAACGGCAAAGCCGTTCTGACGGGCTGCACGAGAGCTTCGCTCTCGTGAACGGAGTGAGTGACCGAGGGCTTCGGCGGTGCTGTGCGGTGGCGGTTGCGGAGTGAGAGTGATTCCACCGCGAGCGACCGCAGGAAGCGAGCGGAAGTTTTTGGTCCAGATTTTTGCGGGGGATTGAGCGCGCGAGCGGTGCGAGGCGCGAACGAAGTGAGCGTCTCGATGCGAACAGGGAGCGTAGCGACCCGTGAGCAGAGCGAGCGCGCGATTCCCCGAAGTAAAAAGGTGGGAGCTGGCTAGTCAGACTGGATCCGCGGTGCGAGCATGAACGTGACCGAGCCCTCGGCCTCGGCGATGTCGAAGTGGAACTTCACGGGGAACTCCTCGCCAAGATCGAGCGTAACCTCGGCGTCGCTCGGGATCGCCTTGTTCATGTCCTTCAGGTAGTCGAGGCTGTACAGTGAGTGCGCCGGGCCGACGGTGAGATCGATGAGGTCGTCGCGGTCGAGCTCGAAGTGGACGTCGTCGGTGTCACCCTCGGCATCGACGTAGAACTGTTCTGCGTCCTCGTTCACGCCGAGCGCGATGTGATCGCTCACCATGTCCGCGGCCGTCACCGCGCGATCGACGTCGCGACCTTCGAGGACGATCGTCGCAGGGAGATCGAGGTCGGGGATATCGGGTTCCTGGCGGATGGAGTCGGGGTCGATTAGCGCGAGGGTGTATTCGAGGCCGTCGATCGAGATGTGGAGCTTGCGGGTCTCCTCGTCGAGTTCGAGATGCACGAGGTCGTCGGAGCCGGCCATCCCGGCGATGTCCTGGAGCCGCGAGAGGTTGACGCCGATCACGCCACCGTCGGCCTCGTAGGACTCGAAGGCCGCTTCCGAGAGCGTGAGGTCGACCATCCCGACGTTCGCGGGGTCCACCGCTCGAATCGCGATCCCGTCGTCGTTGAGATGGATCTTACACTCCTCAACCAGCACGCTCACCGAATCGAGAGCCGTTCCGAGCGTCCCGGCGCTCACGATGGCGTTGAACATGGACGCGGTACGACCAGCCAGGTTATAAAAGGTGCGCGTTGCGGGCGGTCGGAGACGAGTGCAGTGCTCAGCCGAACTTGCCGGTGATGTAGTCCTCGACACGTTGGCTCTCGGGGTTCTCGAAGATCTGATCGGTGTCGCCGTACTCGACGAGTTCGCCGCCGGTGAGGAACACGGCGGTCTGGTCGGAGATGCGGGCGGCCTGCTGCATGTTGTGAGTCACGATCACCACGGTGTACTCCTCGGCGAGATCTTCGATGAGATCCTCGATCTTCGAGGTGGCGATGGGGTCGAGCGCGCTCGCGGGCTCGTCCATCAGGATGACGTCGGGATCGACTGCGAGACACCGGGCGATACAGAGACGCTGCTGTTGGCCGCCCGACAGCCCAAGCGCGTTGTCGTCGAGTCGGTCGTTCACCTCGTCCCAGATCGCCGCCTGCCGGAGCGAGCGCTCGACGAGGTCGTCCTCCTTCTCGCTCGTGTCCCGACCGAACAATCGCGACAGGACGCCCGTGTTGATCTCACCGTGCTTTCGCGGGCCGTAGACGACGTTGTCCCGGATCGATTTCGGGAACGGGTTCGGCTGCTGGAACACCATTCCGACGCGCTTTCGCAGCTCGACGAGGTTCGCGCCGTCACGGTAGATCTCCTCGCCGTCGACCGCGACCGAGCCGTCGATCGACGCCGCACGGATCCGGTCGTTCATCCGGTTGAGACACCGGAGGAACGTCGATTTGCCACAGCCCGACGGTCCGATCAGCGCGGTCACACTCTCCTCGGGGATCTCGATCGAGATGTCCTTGATCGCGTGATCGTCGCCGTAGTGGACGTTGAGATCGGTGGTGGTGACCTTCGCCGCACCGGCGTACTCGTACTGGACCCACTCGTCGTGAACCGTCTCTTCGGTCTCACCGGCCGTGGTTTGCTGCCCCGATAGTCGCGTTTCGGTTGCTGTTCCGTCGGTCCGGTCGGTGTCGCCCGTCGTCGCAGTGTCGGTCCGTGGTTGGTTCTCTGTTTCACTCATAGCGTAGTTTCCTCCGGAAGTACGCCCGCGTCGCGATCCCGATGGCGTAAAACGACAGCACGACGAGCAGCAGGACCAGCGCCGTCCCCCACCCGAACGCCTCGACATCCGTCGCACCGACGCCCGCGGTGATCGTCGCGTAAAGCTGGTAGGGAAGCGCGCTGGCCGAGGTCAGCAGCGCGTCGTTGGTGATGAACGGCGGCGTCGCGGTGAACGCGAACGAGCCCAACACGTTCGGCGTGGAGTTCGGGAACGGCGATCCCGCCATCACGACGAGGATCGGTGCGGTCTCGCCCGCGATCCGGCCGACACCGAGGATTACACCAGTGACGATGCCCGGCACCGACGCCGGCAACACCACGCTACGGATGGTCTGCCACTGGCTCACCCCGAGCGCGGCGCTCGCGTCGCGGTACTCGTCGGGGACGCTCATGATCGCCTCGCGGCTCGTGATGAGCACCAGCGGCAGCAGCATGAACCCGAGCACCAGCATTCCTGCAAAGAGCGAGGTGGTGTTGCCGAAGCGCGGAACGAGGAAGGCGTACCCGAACAGCCCGAAGACGATGCTCGGTGTGCTCCAGAGGCCGTTGGTCGCGATCTCGACGACGCGGGTGAATCCACCTTCGTCGGCGTACTCGGTGAGAAAGAGCGCCGCACCGACACCGAGCGGTACCGCGAAGACCACTGCGCCGACGACGAGCCACGCGGTTCCGAGGATCGCCGGCAGCACGCCCGGAATATCGACGTAGATACCCTGCGAAACGTTCGTCACGAACGGCCACGCGAACCCGTCGAGACCGATCTCAAGGCCGTCGGTGAGCTTCGGCAGTCCTCGCATGGCGACGAACGCGACCAGTAAGACGAGGATCGCGAGGATCGAGAACGTGTTGATCCCGATCAGCAGGTACGCACCGGTCTGTCGTCCTCGGCTACCGAAGCCCGCGCTCGCCTTCGCGGCCGGCCACGCCGCGAGCAGACTACAGAAGATCGTCAGCAACGGAACGACCACCGGCGCATGGAACGAGGCTGCGAACCCCGTCGGAGACCACACCCACTCCGGACCGATGACGCCCGTGAGGAACGTGAGGCCGACGCCGACGGCAATGGTTCCCGCCGGAATCGTCGCGCCGACGTCCTCGCGCGCGCCCACCACGGCGGCTGCCGTCACCGCTCCGGCGACCAGCGCGGCCAGCAACCACGCGACCGTCCCCAGCCCGAACGTCTGCGAGACGACTAGTCCTGTGGCGATCAGTGCCGTGAGGCCAAACGCGACCGCAGCAGCGATTCCTCCCGTATCGCTCGGCGTCGTCGTGACGGTACCCGTTCGCGAGGCGACACCGAGGCCGATCACGATCGCCCCCACGACGACCAGGCCGGCCCCGAAGAGGTCGTAGAGGGTGAGGCCAAGCAGTTCGGTCGTCGGTGGCGTGATCCGGAACAGTGCCGTCCACGAGAACAGGAAGGCGAGGAAACCGAGACCGACCGCGAGTGCGCTCGCACGCTCGAACATGGACGATCGGCCCTCGACGAGCGTCGAATCAGTCCCATAGGCGTCACTCATTGGTTCCCTCCGAGGTTCCGTTCCATTCGCTCCTCGATCAGTTGGGAGCCGATCGAGAGGAAGAGAACAGTGACGAACAGTACGACGCCCGCGCCGAACAGCGCACTCAGGTGGAGTCCCTGGGCGACGCCGTACTGGTTGGCGATCACGCTGGTCAGCGTGATGGTGTTGTCGAAGGCGTCGAACAGCGGTCCGGGGAACTCGGTGACGTTCGCGAGGATCACCGTCGCGGCCATCGTCTCGCCGACCGCACGACCGACGCCGAGCAGGACGGCGGCCGAGACGCCCGAGAACGCCGCCGGGATCGTGATCCCCATCGTAGTCTGCCACTCGGTTGAACCGAGCGCGAGCGACCCGCTCTTCATCGACTCGGGAATGGACGTCAGCGCGTCTTCGGCGACCGAGACCACGGTGGGCAGCGCCATCAGCCCGATCACCATTCCTGCGACGATCAGGCTCCCGTTCGAGGCGAGGTCGAACGTGTCCGAGCGGCTGAAGTAGCCGTTGATGACGATGAACCCGAGCCAGCCGTAGACGATCGACGGGATTCCAGCGAGGATCTCGACGCCCGGTTTCACGATGTCTCGGAGCCAACCGGGAGCGATCTCCGCGATGAAGACGGCGCTCGCGATCCCGAGCGGCCCCGCGATCGCCATCGCGAGGATCGTCGTTACGACGGTCCCCCAAATCATCGGTGTGAGCGAATATACCGAGTCAGCGGTGCTCCAGAGTCCAGTCTCGCCGGGATCGATACGCGTGACGAGATCGAGCCCCATCAGCTCGAACACCGGCCACGCCTCCCGGAAGAGAAAGACGATGATGAGTCCCATCACGGCGACCGTGAACACCGTCGCGAGGAAGGTCAGGGCCTTCGCCGTTTCCGCCTGATGGGCGTACCAGCCGAACCCCACCACGACGAGAAAACCCAGCAGGAACACTGCCGTCAAACTGGATTGGATCAGGAACCCGACCGCGACACCAGCGAGCAAGAGCACACCGACCGCACCCGCAACGAGGGCGCTCCGGTCGGTATCAGCGGTCCTGTCGCCGAGGCGGCTCGGTAGCCACCGTTCAGGGATCATCGACATCTGAGTGTTGTTGTGTCATTTGATATTCGAATTATGAGATGTCCGGATCGGTCGAACGACGGCCTCAGCTGCTCGTGTTGCCGGACGAGGCGTTCCCCGAGGACGCGTTGCCGGACGAGGCGTTACCACCACTGTACTCGATGTCCTTCTCGGGTTCGGCGAGTTTGCTGCGCTCCTCCTCGCGGCGATTAGGCGGCAGCTTGAAGTAATCGTTCGCCTCGACGAACTGCGTCTGGCCGAACTCGGTGAGCAGCATGTTGATGAACGCGGACTCCTTCGGCGAGGTGTCCTGCCACGTGTAGCAGTGGAGATCGCGCGAGAGCGGGTAATCCTTCGAACCGAGGTTCTTGCCGAGCTCGTAGGTGGTCCCGTCGAGTTCGAGCGCGATCGCCGGTGCGCCGTTGCCGGTGAACGCCAGCGCGATGTACGCGATCGCGTTATCGGAGTTGAGCACCGTCGATCGAACCTGCTGATTCTGTCCGATCCGCTGGGAGCAAGCGATCTCGGCGTTCGGATCGCCGAGGAAGTTCGCCCGGAAGGCGGTGTCGGTTCCCGAACCCTCCGCCCGACAGATGTTCTGGATCTCCTTGTCGTCGCCGGAGTACGAATCGATCTCCGACCAGTTCGTGATCTCACCGGTGTAAATCCCGCGGAGCTGCTCGCCGGTGAGTTTCGTCACGCCGGCATCGGCGATCGCCTGACTGACTATGACCGGCTGGCCGTCGACGCCGACGACGTGGTCGACGAAGTCGTCGTAGCTCTCGCGCTCGGGGAGTTCGTCCTGGACGGGTGCGCTGGAGTCACCGATGTCGACCTGATCGTTCATCAGCTTCTCGATCCCCGTGCCGGAGTGACTGAGACCGACGTTGACCTGGTACGGATCGAGCCCGTAGATGCTCGCGAAGAACTCGGCCATCGGCATGTCGGGGCTGCCGAGCGCCTCGTAGCCAGGGGCAGTCCCTTCGTCGTTCGATCCCCAGTACTCCCCGTCGTCGGCGGGCGGGTTGGAGTTCCAGACCGATGCGCCGTCGCTCGTGATCGGATACACAGTAGAAGAGCCATCAGCAGTCAGCGCCCCGCTCGACTGCTGTGCGCTGCCCCCGCTGGTCCCCTGGCCACCGCTCGTGGAACCGCCACCGCCACTCGCGTTCGCGCTGCTGTCGTTGCCGCCACCGCTCGCGTTACTGCCGCTGTCGTTGTCACCACCGCTGCCGTTGCCGGAACCGCCGGTACAGCCAGCAACCCCGATTGCGGTCCCGGTGCCGATCCCCATCAGTACGCGGCGTCGCGTCGCTTTGCGCGTCATCACGTGAATGGGAGGGAGATTACTACATAGTTGCTGCTAATATATATAAATTGAAGCAGGGAGCGGGACATTCCGCTATATATTGCTACGATGTCGTCCGTACAGCCAGTGAGAAGTCGTCGTGGGCCGATGATTATCGACAACACCGCTTGCCGACCGAACCGGGATGACGGCTGAACGAAGGGCGTTTACGCACACACGGTCTACGCCGACCAAGAGATGTCGGGTCGGGACGAATACTACAACAAAGCCAAACAGCAGGGCTACCGCTCGCGATCGGCGTACAAGCTCCAGCAGCTCGACGACACCGCCGATCTCATCGCTTCGGGCGACACCGTGATCGACCTCGGGGCCGCGCCGGGTGGCTGGCTCCAGGTCGCTGCCGAGCGGACAGACGACGGCCGCGTGGTGGGCGTCGACCGCCAGCGCATCGAGTCGATCGACGGCGTCGAGACGGTCCGCGGAGACCTCACCGAGGACGACACCCAGGCGGAGCTTGCGGAACGGGTCGGGGAAGCGGATCTCGTGCTTTCGGACATGGCCCCGAACATGACCGGCGAGTACGACCTCGATCACGCTCGTTCCGTCCATCTCGCGCGCCAGGCGCTCGACGTGGCGCGGACCGTACTCGCGCCCGGCGGCGACCTCGTCGTGAAGGTCTTCGACGGCCGCGATCTCGATGATCTCGAAGCCGACATCGAAGACGAGTTCGAGTACGTCAGAACCGTGCGCCCCGAGGCCTCGCGCGACGAATCCTCCGAGCTCTATCTCGTCGGGAAGGGGCGGATGACAGCGCCGGTCGAAACGGGCGACGAACTGTCCGTCGAGATCACCGACACGGGCGACGAGGGCGACGGGATCGCGAAAGTCGAGGAGTACACGCTGTTCGTTTCGGGTGCGGAGGAGGGCGAGACGGTTCGGGTGCGGATCGAGGACGTGAAACCACGGTTCGGGTTCGCCGAGCGCATCGACTGAGTTCGGTCACGGCTTGGAGTCATGAATTTGGAGGGAGATCTGACGTTGTGAGTCCGAGATCGCGACAATAGATGCCGATGCAACTGAGAAACCGCACCGCCCACACCCTCCCCAACCGATTCCTTCGTGGTTCGAGAGAGCGAAGCGAACGCAGTCGTCCCTCGCACGAGTCGCGCCTTCGGCGCTCCCGCGCGCCAACCGCAAAATCAGTCAGCGCTGGCGGTCGGTCGGGCGTCGGTCCGCGAGCGCGCGTAGCCGACGATGGCGTAGACCAGAGGGGTATCAAGGACGGCGATCAGCAATTTGAGGAGATACTGACCGACGCCGAGCGCGAGCAGGACCGAGACCGGGAGCGCGCTACCGAGACCGAGGAGTTCCGGTGCGAGGTAGAAGGCGACACTCACGAAGATCACGGTGTCGAGCGCCTGGCTCGTCGCGGTCGAGCCGACGTTCCGGAGCCAGAGCGCCCGACCCTCGGTGTACTCCCGCAGCCGGTGAAAGACGAACACGTCCCAGTTCTGGCTCACGACGTACGCGAGCAGGCTCCCGAGCACGACGTTGGTGCTCGCGCCGAGCACCGTGGCGAACGCCGCGGGATCGACGCTCGACGTGGCGGCGGGTGCGGCGATCGTCCCCCAGACCAAGCCCAGAAGGACGAGGTTCATCGCAAAGCCGATGTTGACGAGGACGTGGGCCGCACGCCGGCCGTAGAGTTCGGCGTAGCAGTCGGAGGCGAGGAACGTCAGCGCGTACGCGAGCGACGCGCCGGGAAGGATCAGTGTGTCGCCCGTGATCGGGAGCGAGAACGGGATCGAAAAGCCGAGGATTTTGGTGGCGGTGAGCTGGGCGGTCACGAGCGCCGTCGTAAAGAGCGCGATCAACGCCACCTGCATGCCGGTCGCCCGGTTGTGGGACGTGCTCATCGGTCGGCCCTCCCGGCACGTGTAGCTGCGTGTCGCTGGATCATACGCGGAAGTTCCCGGGCGCGCAATTAGGCCGTTCGATCAGTCGGCGCTCTCGCCGGGCTCCCGGCCCCACGTCGCTCGTCGCCCGCCGAGGGTGTAGAGCCAGAGCAAGCCGAGCCCAAGCCCGTAACACAGCATGATCGGCACGCCGAGGATGAACATCATGAACACGCCGCGCGGCGAGACGTAGGCGGTGATCGCGAACACGCCGACGGTGACCTCACGCCACCGGTTGCGCATTCCGCGGTAGGGGATCAGACCACCGCGATGGAATAGCACCATCGTCACCGGGACGAGCGCGAGCAACCCGATTCCGGCGGTGGTGAAGAAGACCAGCCAGCCCGCCGCCGAGATGCGGTAGGACACCACCATCCCCGCGCCGATGGCGTCGGCAGCAAGCCACGAGATCACCGCGGGCGCGATCGTGGTGTAGCCGACGGCGACCCCGCCGATGAGACTGACGAACAGCGCGCCGGCCCAGACGATGAGCACGCGCCGGTCGCCGGCCGTGATCCCGCGCTCGCGCAGTGCCGGCCACGCGTAGTAGAGTAGGAGCGGCAGGACCGCGAGCGCCGCGAACAGCGTACTCAGCTTGATCGCGAAGACGAGCCCCTCGGTCGGATGGAGTTCGACGATCCCCACCTGTTCGGGGCGAACGGTTGCGGGCAGCCGGCCGAGGAAGTCCGCGCGGA
Coding sequences:
- a CDS encoding DNA polymerase sliding clamp; its protein translation is MFNAIVSAGTLGTALDSVSVLVEECKIHLNDDGIAIRAVDPANVGMVDLTLSEAAFESYEADGGVIGVNLSRLQDIAGMAGSDDLVHLELDEETRKLHISIDGLEYTLALIDPDSIRQEPDIPDLDLPATIVLEGRDVDRAVTAADMVSDHIALGVNEDAEQFYVDAEGDTDDVHFELDRDDLIDLTVGPAHSLYSLDYLKDMNKAIPSDAEVTLDLGEEFPVKFHFDIAEAEGSVTFMLAPRIQSD
- the pstB gene encoding phosphate ABC transporter ATP-binding protein PstB — translated: MSETENQPRTDTATTGDTDRTDGTATETRLSGQQTTAGETEETVHDEWVQYEYAGAAKVTTTDLNVHYGDDHAIKDISIEIPEESVTALIGPSGCGKSTFLRCLNRMNDRIRAASIDGSVAVDGEEIYRDGANLVELRKRVGMVFQQPNPFPKSIRDNVVYGPRKHGEINTGVLSRLFGRDTSEKEDDLVERSLRQAAIWDEVNDRLDDNALGLSGGQQQRLCIARCLAVDPDVILMDEPASALDPIATSKIEDLIEDLAEEYTVVIVTHNMQQAARISDQTAVFLTGGELVEYGDTDQIFENPESQRVEDYITGKFG
- the pstA gene encoding phosphate ABC transporter permease PstA, with protein sequence MSDAYGTDSTLVEGRSSMFERASALAVGLGFLAFLFSWTALFRITPPTTELLGLTLYDLFGAGLVVVGAIVIGLGVASRTGTVTTTPSDTGGIAAAVAFGLTALIATGLVVSQTFGLGTVAWLLAALVAGAVTAAAVVGAREDVGATIPAGTIAVGVGLTFLTGVIGPEWVWSPTGFAASFHAPVVVPLLTIFCSLLAAWPAAKASAGFGSRGRQTGAYLLIGINTFSILAILVLLVAFVAMRGLPKLTDGLEIGLDGFAWPFVTNVSQGIYVDIPGVLPAILGTAWLVVGAVVFAVPLGVGAALFLTEYADEGGFTRVVEIATNGLWSTPSIVFGLFGYAFLVPRFGNTTSLFAGMLVLGFMLLPLVLITSREAIMSVPDEYRDASAALGVSQWQTIRSVVLPASVPGIVTGVILGVGRIAGETAPILVVMAGSPFPNSTPNVLGSFAFTATPPFITNDALLTSASALPYQLYATITAGVGATDVEAFGWGTALVLLLVVLSFYAIGIATRAYFRRKLRYE
- the pstC gene encoding phosphate ABC transporter permease subunit PstC yields the protein MSMIPERWLPSRLGDRTADTDRSALVAGAVGVLLLAGVAVGFLIQSSLTAVFLLGFLVVVGFGWYAHQAETAKALTFLATVFTVAVMGLIIVFLFREAWPVFELMGLDLVTRIDPGETGLWSTADSVYSLTPMIWGTVVTTILAMAIAGPLGIASAVFIAEIAPGWLRDIVKPGVEILAGIPSIVYGWLGFIVINGYFSRSDTFDLASNGSLIVAGMVIGLMALPTVVSVAEDALTSIPESMKSGSLALGSTEWQTTMGITIPAAFSGVSAAVLLGVGRAVGETMAATVILANVTEFPGPLFDAFDNTITLTSVIANQYGVAQGLHLSALFGAGVVLFVTVLFLSIGSQLIEERMERNLGGNQ
- a CDS encoding PstS family phosphate ABC transporter substrate-binding protein is translated as MGIGTGTAIGVAGCTGGSGNGSGGDNDSGSNASGGGNDSSANASGGGGSTSGGQGTSGGSAQQSSGALTADGSSTVYPITSDGASVWNSNPPADDGEYWGSNDEGTAPGYEALGSPDMPMAEFFASIYGLDPYQVNVGLSHSGTGIEKLMNDQVDIGDSSAPVQDELPERESYDDFVDHVVGVDGQPVIVSQAIADAGVTKLTGEQLRGIYTGEITNWSEIDSYSGDDKEIQNICRAEGSGTDTAFRANFLGDPNAEIACSQRIGQNQQVRSTVLNSDNAIAYIALAFTGNGAPAIALELDGTTYELGKNLGSKDYPLSRDLHCYTWQDTSPKESAFINMLLTEFGQTQFVEANDYFKLPPNRREEERSKLAEPEKDIEYSGGNASSGNASSGNASSGNTSS
- a CDS encoding 23S rRNA (uridine(2552)-2'-O)-methyltransferase, producing the protein MSGRDEYYNKAKQQGYRSRSAYKLQQLDDTADLIASGDTVIDLGAAPGGWLQVAAERTDDGRVVGVDRQRIESIDGVETVRGDLTEDDTQAELAERVGEADLVLSDMAPNMTGEYDLDHARSVHLARQALDVARTVLAPGGDLVVKVFDGRDLDDLEADIEDEFEYVRTVRPEASRDESSELYLVGKGRMTAPVETGDELSVEITDTGDEGDGIAKVEEYTLFVSGAEEGETVRVRIEDVKPRFGFAERID
- a CDS encoding queuosine precursor transporter, which codes for MSTSHNRATGMQVALIALFTTALVTAQLTATKILGFSIPFSLPITGDTLILPGASLAYALTFLASDCYAELYGRRAAHVLVNIGFAMNLVLLGLVWGTIAAPAATSSVDPAAFATVLGASTNVVLGSLLAYVVSQNWDVFVFHRLREYTEGRALWLRNVGSTATSQALDTVIFVSVAFYLAPELLGLGSALPVSVLLALGVGQYLLKLLIAVLDTPLVYAIVGYARSRTDARPTASAD